TTCGGCCAGTGTAAACTTGCGCCGGTAGTCGCCTTTATACATCCCTCCGATCTGCGGCACAGAAACGTGGGATTCGTCGGCAAACACAATCGCATTGTCGGGGATGAATTCGAACAGGGTGGGCGGCGGTTCGCCCGGCGCGCGCCCCGTCAGATAGCGCGAGTAATTTTCGATCCCGTTGCATACGCCGGTCGCTTCCAGCATTTCCAGATCAAACTTGGTGCGTTGCTCCAGCCGTTGCGCTTCCAGCAATTTGCCTTCGGCCACGAACTGGTCCAGCCGCTGTTGCAGCTCATGCTTTATGCCCTTGGTGGCCTGCTGCATGGTCGGGCGTGGGGTTACATAGTGGCTGTTTGCATAGATGCGGACCTGCTCGAACGTGTCCGTCTTGGCGCCGGTCAGCGGGTCGAATTCGATGATCGCTTCCAGCTCTTCGCCAAAGAAGGACAGCCGCCACGCGCGATCATCCAAATGCGCGGGCCAAAGTTCGATCACGTCGCCGCGCACGCGAAAACTGCCGCGCTGAAAGGCGGCGTCATTGCGCCGATAGGCCTGCGCCACCAGTTCGGCCATGACCTTGCGCGGATCGTAGACCTCGCCCACTTTCATGTCTTGGGTCATGGCGGAATAGGTCTCGACAGAGCCGATGCCGTAAATACATGACACCGACGCCACGATAATCACATCATCGCGTTCCAACAGCGCGCGGGTGGCCGAGTGGCGCATCCGGTCGATCTGTTCGTTGATCTGGGATTCCTTCTCTATGAAGGTATCCGACCGCGGAACATACGCTTCAGGTTGGTAATAATCGTAATAGCTGACGAAATACTCGACCGCGTTATCGGGGAAGAAGCCCTTGAATTCGCCGTAAAGCTGCGCGGCCAAGGTTTTGTTGGGGGCCAGAATGATCGCGGGGCGCTGCGTTTCTTCTATGATCTTGGCCATGGTGTAAGTCTTGCCGGTGCCGGTCGCACCCAACAAAACTTGGTTATGCTCACCATCGCGCACGCCTTGGGCCAGTTCCGCGATCGCGGTGGGCTGGTCACCGGCGGGCTGAAACGGGCTGGCCATGCGGAACCGTTTGCCCCCTTCCAGCTTGGGGCGTGTCAGCACATCTGGGCGGTCTGTCAACTGGTTGGCGTTGTTATGCGGCATCGGCGGGTATCCTTCGTCTGCCTTAAAGGTGGGCGCGCGGCGCATGGGGTCAACCCGGTTCTTGCATGGCCAGCCGGGGCGCGCTAGCCATATCGCAAACGGAGCGCCCATGTCCGAAACCCTGACCCGCACAAAGCAGATACTTGCCGATCTGGTGGCCTTCCCGTCGGTGTCCGCCGATGGCAACCGCGCAGTAACCGAACATATTGCCGCGCTGCTGGCCGATGCGGGCGCGCGTTTCTGGACCGAGAGCGACGCCACCGGCACCAAGCTGAACCTGTTCGCCACCATCGGGCCGGATGTATCCGGCGGTGTGGTCCTGTCGGGCCATACCGATGTGGTGCCGGTCGCGGGCCAGCCATGGTCCACCGACCCTTTCACCATGGTCGAACGCGACGGGCGGCTCTATGGCCGCGGCACTTGCGACATGAAGGGCTTTGTCGCGGCCTGCGTGGCCATGGCGCCCATCTTCGCCGCGCGCGATCTGAAAGTGCCGGTGCATTTCGCCTTCACCTATGACGAGGAAATCGGCTGCCTTGGCGCCCAAGCGCTGACGGCCACGCTGGTCGCGCGCGGGGTCACACCCGCGGCCGCGATCATCGGCGAGCCGTCGATGATGCAGCCGGTTGACGGCCATAAGGGATGTTTCGAATACACCACGCGATTTACCGGGCTGGAAGGCCATGGGTCCAGCCCCGATCTGGGGGTGAATGCCGTGGAATATGCCGCGCGCTGGGCCTTGCGGCTGGCAGAGTTGCGCGAGGTTTTGAAAACGCGTGCGCCGGCAGGCAGCGCTTTCATGCCGCCGCATAGCACGATCAATATTGGCGTGCTGGCTGGGGGCTTGGCGCATAATGTCATTCCCGGCGCGGCGCGGTTGGAATGGGAAATGCGGCCGGTTGCGCCAGAGGATGCGGATTTCGTGAAGGCGGAACTTGCAGTTCTTCGCACGCAGATGCTGGCAGAGATGCAGGGGGTTTTCCGGCAAGCGGCGATAGAGACAGAAACCATCGCCGAGGTCGTCGGCCTGACGCCGGATGTGGGCAGCGCAGCCACACGACTGGTGATGGAACTGACCGGCGCAAACCGCGCCGGGCTGGTCCCGTTTGGCACCGAAGCCGGGCTGTTCCAGCAGATCGGCATCCCGTCGGTTATCTGTGGTCCGGGCGATATCGCCCAAGCCCACAAGCCGGACGAATTTCTGTCGCTGGACCAGCTTGCCGCTTGCCTTGCCTTCTTGAACAGGCTGGCGGACCGGCTGGAACGTGGCGCGCCCTAAAGCGTGTCCTGCTGCATTTGCGCGGCCATTGCAGCGCCCACGCTGCGCGAAATTTCGACGAAGACCGCATCAAACGCGCGGAACATGGCGCGGTTGAACGCATCCCCCTCGGGGCTGGCGGCATAGTCGATATAGCTTTGCATGTCTTCGGCGCTTAGCGGTTGATACGCCAGCAGGAAATAGGATTCGGCCCAATCTGTGACATCATCGCGAATGTCCTGTTCCTGCGCCCAGACCAAGGTCAGCAGATCGGCCCCCGCCATGCCATCCATCCAGCCCGCATCCACCATGCCCCGGTAATAGGCCAGCGAGGTGTTCAAACCCAACGAGACGTTAAGCTCGATCAGGTCATTGACCGCGATACGGTCGCGCGCACGCGCCAGCGCGGCGGCCCGTGCACTTCCGTCCGGTGCAGATCGCGCAGCATCAAGCGCCATGCGGGCGCTGTCTTCAATCTCTTCAGACAGCAAGGCGCGCCGCGCACTCACTTCCAATTGCAGCACGCGCTGCCCCAGATCGCTTTGCGCGAACTCAAGCGCGTCGGCGCGCGTTTCTGGGGATAGCGCGGCATCAAGGGCGCCGATGAAATCATCGTGCATCCGCTCTGCATTGTAGATACGGTTGACAGCACCTTCCCACCCGGCACGACCGGCGGCATCTTGCGGCACGGTCGGATCGCTTAACGCAGCGATACGGCCTTCCTCTGCCATAATGTCAAACAGCTCTGGCAACAGATAAGCGTCGGACAGGCTATCGGCGCGCAGGTGCTGCACCGGCAAGACAAGCGCCGACACGACCCCCCAAAGCGCAACTATGGCAATTCTCAGCATGTGGACTCCGCTGTGTAACAGTGTTGCGGCAAGGATAGGCTGAATAGCGCGTTCGACCAAAACACTTTCCTGCGCGCAGGGCAGCGCTGGGCGCGGATTTTCCTCTTGCACCGCCCGGTTTCACGCATTAAGCCGCACCCGACCGCGGAGAGGTGCCGGAGTGGTCGAACGGGGCGGTCTCGAAAACCGTTGTCCCTTCACGGGGACCCAGGGTTCGAATCCCTGTCTCTCCGCCATTACTTTTACTAGAGCACTGAAATGCAAGCCTACTTTGTGCTTGGGCGGATGCTCTGATTTCAAATCTTGCGATGGCAAGTCTTGTGAAAGCAGAGCCTTCTCGGCACGCTATAGAACGCGTTTGGGCCGTCGTTAATCCATAAAAAATCAAGTGAACCAACCGCAAGAGTCATCGCAAGCGCGACAAAGATCGCGCTGACGCGATGCAAAATGCGCTAGGCCAGCCCTTTGGGGGGCTAGGCCCGCGCTGCGCGTGCTTGCCCTGCTGCCGGACTGAACGCTTGGCTGACAGGTGGGGTGCGCCTGTTTTAGCTTACCCGCAGATCAGAGATATGTGCCACAACCCGTGCTGGCGTGTTCTCGCTATTAGAGGAGACGGCGACGGCAACCAGACGCTCGAACGGCATACCGAAGACCCGCGGGAAATCGCGCGCCAAATCGACCGATTCCGAAAAGCGCCCGGTTTGGGCTGGTCGCGTGATCAGGTTGCGCAAGCGGTCCGGCGCATGGGGGCTTGGCACGACGGAACCCACAGGACGGCTGCCACCCCAAGTATACATCAACACCTGCGCTGAGCGGTTGGTTATAAGCTGCCGAATGCTGGTATTCGGCCCGACCCGTTCGGCTGCCTCGGCATTCATATTGACAAAGAACATGCCCAGATTTCGGTCGTCATTGCCGATCTGCGACAAGTCAGAGGGCGGCACCGAGCTTTCGACATGCCACGACCAAGAAGCGCGCGAGGCAACACGCATGTCCTCGGGGAGAATGCGGTAGAGAATGGAGGACGATCCGTCCGACACCACGCTCAGTTGCGATGGTCGTCGTTCAAACCGGTTGGGAGAGAGGCTGCGAAACGTCAGATGTTCCCAAGCGTCATCGAATGGCACTGTATTGGCAACAGCTTGTCCGGGCGCAAACAGTGCTGCGCCAAGGGCAGCGCCCGTGCTGGTGACAATGGCCTGCCTGCGGGTCAGTGCGCGTTTTGACATGTTGCTCCTCCTTCATCATCTAGTCTTAGGTTCACCCCGTCTACGCGCACCGAATTCTGTGCGTTTCGCCCTTGCCCATCACGTTCGCGTCATCCGGTGCTTGTGCCTTAGGCCGCGTGGCCAGCGCCTTATCTTATGCCGACCCATCCGCGATCATCCGTAAACGCGCGCGCAGCAGAGATTTGGGCCATTTCGTAGCCGCGTGGCAAAGCGTCGATTTCCGGCAGGGGGTTGGACGCGGCGGCAAGCATCACGTTCCCGCGCCCGTTTGGACCCGTTGGGCCTTGGACGGCGATCACATGCGGATATAGCGCATCTAGAATGGCATATGTGCCACGGACCAAGGGGCCGTCCGGAGTGTCGATAAGGTTGACATAGATCGGCCCGTCCACGATCTCGCGCAGTCTTGCGAAGGTTTCTTGCGTGACCAGATGGGCGGGAACCGCTTCCGACGAAAACGCATCCATCACCGCCGCGTCGTAGCGGCGCGTGGTTTCATTCAGGTAAACCCGACCATCGGCGTGGACAATGCCAAGGCGACCGGGGGGTGCCGCCTCTGCCTTGGTCGAGGTTTCATACCCCGTCGCCGCGATCATCTGGGCGGCCTGCGGCAAGTGTTCGCGAACCACATCGGTAATCAGCGGGTCAATCTCGACCGCAATGGCATGTGCTTGGGGGCGTGACGACAAAAGACGCGTTGGCAGTGTGTAACCGCCCCCACCGACGAACAGGACCGATGGCGCGGGCCCTAGATCGGCGTTCATCCGGGCCCAGATCCAGCGTGTATAGGGGATCACAAGTTCCTGTGGGGCGTTGCCCATATCGTCATCGCGCAGAATGTGTTCGGCAGCCTGATGTGTTCGGTCCGAATACAGGCTGATGGTCCGCCCGGTCCGCGTGATGTCAATGCATGACAGGCCAGATTCGTAGCGGCAGATCGGCCCAAGTGCCGCACTGGCCAGAACAAGTGCTGCAACTGGCACCAAGGGTGCCATGGATGCGGTATCTTGTTTTGGCCCATTGCCTTGCCCGCTATCTTTCAGGAAGGGCACGCATAGAAGCGCCGCGACACCGCAGGCTGCGAATGTTGCCACCGACCCGGCGTAGGGCAGGGCGACAAAGCCTGCCAGCACCGCGCCCAGTATCGCGCCCAGCGACCCCGCCGCCAGCACCAATCCCAGCGACGACCCCTCGCGGCCGGGCCGCGCCTCTACTGCCAGTCGGGCCAGAAGGGGCGAGGGGGCGCTAATCAGGACAGAGGCCGGGAAGAACGCAATCACCACACTGAGCAGCATGCCTGTCGTCCCGCGCGCGCCAAGGCTATAGACCAGACCCAGTATCGTCGGCGACAAGGCGGCCAGAATGGCCGTTCCGACAAGCACGGCCCGCACATTGCGCAGCGCAACGGGGCGTTCGCGTTCGGCCATGAACCCGCCAAGCGCATTGCCCAAGGAAAACCCCGCCAGCACTGTGGCAATGACAGCAGTCCATGTCACCAGCGAGGTGCCAAAGAACGGCGCCAGCACCCGACCGGCGGCAATCTCATAGGTCAGGCCCAAGGCTGACAGGACCAATATCAGGATGATCGCCGTCCAGAATTTCATCAGCTTTCCTTATGTTTCAGGACCAGTGCGCATGGACAGATATAGATCATCCGTGTTGCGATATAGGCTTCGTCGCGGTTTAAGCCGGTCAATACCGCAAATTCATGCGGGGCAGGTGCCGATCTGGGGCCATTTAGGGCTGCACGGCATCAGCGGTATTCGGGGCCTGCGCGTTGCAGAGTTCCCACCGCGTGCAGGCCAAAGACCGCGCATGATCCGACCGCTTGGTTCGGTTTCGCCCGATGACATGTCTGGCGGCGCATCTTAGTGAAAATCGCGGCTGGGGAACAGTTTGCGCGCCTGCTCTCGGGGGTGGCGGGCATGGCTTGCGATATTGGGGACGGGGCAGCGGGTTTCATCTGCGCGGCCATCATTGGCGGCAATGGGCGCTGGCCCCCCAAGTTGGCCGAGCAGGCCCGAGATGTCGTCAATTTGTTCGGCGATGATATGGGTCACTTGCCCCTCGCGCTGCACCCGGCCTGTGACGCGCAACAGCCGCCCGCCGATGACCGCGCGGCGGAAGCGGTCATATAGGGCTTTCCACACCACGACATTGGCGCAGCCGGTCTCATCTTCCAGCGTCAGGAACACCACGCCCGATGCCGTTCCGGGGCGCTGGCGGGTAATGACCAGCCCCGCGATGGTGGCGCGGCGGGGGGCTTGGGACAGCTTGTCATGCGGCAGGGTGTGCGGCAGCCGTGGGCGCAGCAGTTCCAGCGGATGGGCCCGCAAGGACAGGCGCAGCGACAGGTAATCTTCGACCACCGCTTCGCCCAATGACATGTCGGGCAGGGTGACAGCGGGTTCTTGCCCGCCTTCGCCATCCAGCCCGAACAGCGGCAAAGGGGCTGGCGCGCGCAAGGCCCGGACCTGCCAAAGCGCGGTGCGGCGCGACAGGCCAATGGCGGTGAAGGCGTCACCCTCGGCCAGCCGTTCCAGCGTATCGGGGGGCACGCCTGCACGCCGCCACAGGCTGTCTATGTCCGGGTAGCCATTGCCGCGCGCGGCCACGATCCAGTCGGCATCTTCCTGCCCCACGCCCTTGATCTGGCGAAAGCCCAGCCGCAAGGCCAGCGCGCCATCCGCGCGCATCTCCAGCGTGCAATCCCATTCGGAATGGTTGATCGAGACGGGGCGAATTTCGACCCCATGTTCGCGCGCGTCGCGCACCAATTGGGCGGGGGCATAGAACCCCATCGGCTGGCTGTTCAGCAGTGCGCAGGTGAACACCGCCGGATGGTGGCATTTCAGCCAGGCCGAGATATAGACCAGCCGCGCGAAGCTGGCGGCGTGGCTTTCGGGAAAACCGTAGCTGCCGAAGCCTTCGATCTGCGCAAAGCACCGCGCCGCGAAATCGGGGTCATAGCCGCGCGACAGCATGCCGTCGATGAACCGATCCCGAAACCCGCCGATTGTGCCCATGCGTTTGAACGTGGCAAGGGCACGGCGCAGTTGGTCGGCCTCTGCCGGGGTAAAGCCGGCGGCAACCACGGCAATCTGCATGGCCTGTTCCTGAAACAGCGGCACGCCATAAGTGTGGCCCAGCACTTCC
The DNA window shown above is from Roseibaca calidilacus and carries:
- the uvrB gene encoding excinuclease ABC subunit UvrB is translated as MPHNNANQLTDRPDVLTRPKLEGGKRFRMASPFQPAGDQPTAIAELAQGVRDGEHNQVLLGATGTGKTYTMAKIIEETQRPAIILAPNKTLAAQLYGEFKGFFPDNAVEYFVSYYDYYQPEAYVPRSDTFIEKESQINEQIDRMRHSATRALLERDDVIIVASVSCIYGIGSVETYSAMTQDMKVGEVYDPRKVMAELVAQAYRRNDAAFQRGSFRVRGDVIELWPAHLDDRAWRLSFFGEELEAIIEFDPLTGAKTDTFEQVRIYANSHYVTPRPTMQQATKGIKHELQQRLDQFVAEGKLLEAQRLEQRTKFDLEMLEATGVCNGIENYSRYLTGRAPGEPPPTLFEFIPDNAIVFADESHVSVPQIGGMYKGDYRRKFTLAEHGFRLPSCMDNRPLKFEEWDAMRPQSVFVSATPAAWELEQAGGVFTEQVIRPTGLLDPQVEIRPVATQVDDLLDEIRKVAAKDLRVLCTVLTKRMAEDLTEYLHEQGIRVRYMHSDIDTIERIEILRDLRLGAFDVLVGINLLREGLDIPECGLVAILDADKEGFLRSETSLIQTIGRAARNADGRVIMYADRITGSMERALNETNRRRDKQIAYNEAHGITPQTVRKNVEDVLAGLYQGDTDMARVTAKVDKVKPGANLQAHLEGLRTDMRKAAENLEFEEAARLRDEIKRLEAVELAIADDPLARQSAVDDAVDSAVKPRSTAGKPGQRGGVKRRRK
- a CDS encoding DUF3047 domain-containing protein, with the translated sequence MSKRALTRRQAIVTSTGAALGAALFAPGQAVANTVPFDDAWEHLTFRSLSPNRFERRPSQLSVVSDGSSSILYRILPEDMRVASRASWSWHVESSVPPSDLSQIGNDDRNLGMFFVNMNAEAAERVGPNTSIRQLITNRSAQVLMYTWGGSRPVGSVVPSPHAPDRLRNLITRPAQTGRFSESVDLARDFPRVFGMPFERLVAVAVSSNSENTPARVVAHISDLRVS
- a CDS encoding DUF2059 domain-containing protein: MLRIAIVALWGVVSALVLPVQHLRADSLSDAYLLPELFDIMAEEGRIAALSDPTVPQDAAGRAGWEGAVNRIYNAERMHDDFIGALDAALSPETRADALEFAQSDLGQRVLQLEVSARRALLSEEIEDSARMALDAARSAPDGSARAAALARARDRIAVNDLIELNVSLGLNTSLAYYRGMVDAGWMDGMAGADLLTLVWAQEQDIRDDVTDWAESYFLLAYQPLSAEDMQSYIDYAASPEGDAFNRAMFRAFDAVFVEISRSVGAAMAAQMQQDTL
- a CDS encoding fused MFS/spermidine synthase — encoded protein: MKFWTAIILILVLSALGLTYEIAAGRVLAPFFGTSLVTWTAVIATVLAGFSLGNALGGFMAERERPVALRNVRAVLVGTAILAALSPTILGLVYSLGARGTTGMLLSVVIAFFPASVLISAPSPLLARLAVEARPGREGSSLGLVLAAGSLGAILGAVLAGFVALPYAGSVATFAACGVAALLCVPFLKDSGQGNGPKQDTASMAPLVPVAALVLASAALGPICRYESGLSCIDITRTGRTISLYSDRTHQAAEHILRDDDMGNAPQELVIPYTRWIWARMNADLGPAPSVLFVGGGGYTLPTRLLSSRPQAHAIAVEIDPLITDVVREHLPQAAQMIAATGYETSTKAEAAPPGRLGIVHADGRVYLNETTRRYDAAVMDAFSSEAVPAHLVTQETFARLREIVDGPIYVNLIDTPDGPLVRGTYAILDALYPHVIAVQGPTGPNGRGNVMLAAASNPLPEIDALPRGYEMAQISAARAFTDDRGWVGIR
- the argE gene encoding acetylornithine deacetylase, encoding MSETLTRTKQILADLVAFPSVSADGNRAVTEHIAALLADAGARFWTESDATGTKLNLFATIGPDVSGGVVLSGHTDVVPVAGQPWSTDPFTMVERDGRLYGRGTCDMKGFVAACVAMAPIFAARDLKVPVHFAFTYDEEIGCLGAQALTATLVARGVTPAAAIIGEPSMMQPVDGHKGCFEYTTRFTGLEGHGSSPDLGVNAVEYAARWALRLAELREVLKTRAPAGSAFMPPHSTINIGVLAGGLAHNVIPGAARLEWEMRPVAPEDADFVKAELAVLRTQMLAEMQGVFRQAAIETETIAEVVGLTPDVGSAATRLVMELTGANRAGLVPFGTEAGLFQQIGIPSVICGPGDIAQAHKPDEFLSLDQLAACLAFLNRLADRLERGAP